In Tripterygium wilfordii isolate XIE 37 chromosome 17, ASM1340144v1, whole genome shotgun sequence, the genomic window AATTTACCATTTTTTGGGAACCACGCAGAACCTGCATATATATCAAATTTTAGACCACAACTTGGCAGCACAATATCAGCTGAAGAACATTGCATCAAATAACAGAATGTAGCAATTGAAGTTTGTAATTCAATGCATGATTGCATTGGATTTGACAACACCACATCTCACCATTCAATGGTGcagatttggtggaattggTAGAATAATTCCAACCAATCTTTTTTCAttccatctctattacataaaaagtctaGTCAACCACATCtcctaatacagtcacatcaacaaaacacatatcccaATACAgttacatcagcaaaacataaatttctatacaatatCCATTCTCACCCAACATGAAGACCAATAACATTCCATgtctccatgttgtccccaacaaaactacaccaaaacacacaatcccaatacagccgcatcagcaaaacacgtctctcaatacaccCATATCAATAAatgacaatgctagagacccccaaaattctcccaaatctatgtggcattaaaatagtcattgattaaaaacatacatgtagggcccacttcacagccaacactctacattaaatgagagtcttttgggggtcactttttgagggtctcaagcattattcatcaacaaaacacattttccaatacaatcacatcaacaaaagacaataaCAATTTAACATTGCAAGTGCCTTAACGGGTTTCTCTACCAGTAGCCTATCTTGCAGCAGATAACACATACTCATGCATGCTCTGTCACTCGTGCACAAACACTCACAGATCTCTGTCATTGGattgttctcttttcttgaaATTAAGCAACTCATAATATAAATCAGTATAAAAGAAAGCTATTGAATGCCGGAATACCATATATAAAATTCAATGTTGTGTTACAAATAAACCATATAAATTACAGAAGCACTCTGCCAGACAACTTTGGCAACTACAAATGCCATTACACAGTCATATAGTCATGATCATTGACTTAATTagaacaaattgaacaatttaGAATGGAACCCAGCAGTTTTGTTAGGCTTTTACACTCTCTACcataaaattttgttgaaaaGATTGATTCTTGGACACAAACTACAGTACCTGTCTAGAGAAACTCTGTGTCATTCTCTGTTTCAGGATATGATTCCAACAAGAACTGTGATATCATCAATCTTGCCACCTTTGTGTTGGAACCCAGCCTTTCTTGATGCCTTTGCAAACGGGCTTAAAGCAAACCTATCAAAGGAGTTGTACAGAGCATACTCTGCAATCAGAATCGCCAAATCTTCGGTCGACGAAGCCTTTCCTTTCTGCAAAAGCTCTTCAATCTCACTTTCATACATGTTGTCAAACAACCCATCTGTGCCAACAACGACAATATCTCCGGCCTTCACAGCGACTTTAATCTCTTTAGCACAACTGGGTTTGTCAGACCCTTCACTATTCCCCAACTGAAACGGAAAATTGAAACCCCTCTGTTGAGCCTCTGACTTGTACACGAGCTTCTTGTCTCTGAAAACCATGAACCCGCTATCTCCCACATTCGCACAATGCAGATGATTATCGTCGCGGAGGGTTAGAATGCAAGCAGTAGACGATCCCCGTTCCTTGGTGTTCAAGAAAGCTGAATTCAACACTCTTTTTGGATCAACGGCTCCTTGAGGTTCATTGAGGACTGCAGTTAGAGAATTCCTCATCAGTTCTCTCGCGTACTCGCCGGCATCGATTCCCTTCTTAGCCCAACCACCAACACCATCCGCGACACCCATCGTGTTCTTCTTTAGCCAGAGGAAGTGAGCGTCTTCTCCTCGGGGCTTCGACGGGTTATCTTTAGGGAGATAACATGATCCTGCAGAAACCATCTTTAACGGTTTTCTTTCACAAAAATTCCCATTCACAGTAGCTCTTCTCCCACTGCAGTAGTAGTCATTCGTCGTATGAACAACCAAATCTTCATTGGCAATCATGTTGAATGATTGAAATTTATCACCAACGAGAATGCCGAGAACGCAAGGCagcaaaacaaacaaagaagaatGAATTTTCCTAATTAGTAATCTCAACAATGGTGATCTTGGCGTAAGAGATTGTGAGTGCAGCTTTTAAATAACTGGCTTAGCCCAACTCCTTCAAGAATTATGATTTGGTTATTTAGTTTTATTCAATAATCAAAAAACGTAAGAGTACAGCTTATTTTGGCTTAAAGAAACACAGAggataaagataataataacaaaTGAGGATTTGGACGGTAGAGAAATATGCTAATTGggctcaatatatatatgtatcaaatGATAAGAATATAAGATGGGGTAAacgaaataaaaattgatatctCATATACTTTaaagataaacaaaaaaatccatATATCCTAGTAAgtgtggtattttttttttaataaatgtaTGGACATATGATGCAATTGACTTGGAAATTTTGAGCAATTAGATTATCTATCAAAAGTTCTTTTTAGTAAACAATAATTTTCATTGATAAAAAAATGTTACAGTTTTCGAATAGATTCATACTTCACTGGATAGTGAATTTCCGTTAGGTAGTCATGTATCAAAACTCTTAAACCATGTAAGCTCATTGATAAATGGGTGATGTTGTGAGTTATCGAATTTTCTTCTCATCACACCTGCTTGCAAGCAATCACCCCAAACTTATACATTAACTGTTTGGCTTATAGGATGAATCAAACGAAGTGTCCACAGATGGTGGCTCATCATACTTTTTATTGacatgatttttaatttttttagttcTGTCCCTCGATTTTCGATGGAACAAGCCATTAATTATATGGTTTAAGGCCTTAAGAAGCACATGCATTTAGGTTCCAATTATTTTCTCCAATTTTAGCTTAAATTATCCCTCaaaattatgtttaaaaatgcgtAATTAGATATTTTAgtgtttataatattataatataatacattttgaaaaaaaaaaaatcttaaatccAAAATCCCAAATCCCAAATCATAAACACTAAAACTTATATCCTAAACTCTAATTCTTAAATTCGAGACTCTAAATACTAATTCTAAAtcataaactctaatatgtcatttaaaaaaaaacataattctaTATGGTTTTAAGAAAATTATAACTAAAAATTGTAGCAAAAATTAGTCTCTCCCAACTTCACACTTCacaagtaaaaaataataaaatattaaaaaaaaaaactagtgaaATCGAAACAAAAGGAGCTAATCGAGCTCTCGAGGAAAACAGTAAATCGCGGTCACTTCCATTTGGCGGGAGATATATCGTTTCGACTCTGCGATTCTAGGGCACAACTAGTCATTCGATTGCTCTGGTGCTACTTCctgtctctctcactctctgaatttttgaatttcttgttCAAATCTTTCTGTTTACGAGAAACCCCTAAAAATCATGGAGGAGAGCCCTCAAGCTCCAACTCCAGAACCAGAAGCGTCGTCACGACGCTCGGTAAGTCACAattctctcttccttttgaCCATAACATGGCTATGTGCGACTCTTTGAACTCACCTTGGTGGTTATTTTTTCGGGTACCCAGAAAAGGGCTAGGGCACAAACGCATACCGATGCTGGCCAGCCTAGTAAAACCAGTGAAGGAAGCGACGATAGTCTCAACCAGCAGGACAAGGACGACTCGCCCGACTATTCTGAAGAGGTTCGTCCCAAAGCCAAGAGAAACCGCGCTTCAGAAGGAACATATGGCCCTGCGCACGGAGCTGCTCTCAGTTTGATGGGTAACAAACTTAGGGCTTCATAGTTTTACCTCATAATTTTAATTACGTTTTTTTATATACTAAATTTTCGAAATCAATCATTGCACCATTTTGAGGGGTTGAGTTGCAAGCTTTGTTTTATTGTAATAATTTGTATTGAAGTTTGTGATGAATTTTGCTAGAAATTTGTTAAGTGATCTTTCTCTGATATCAATTTATGTGTTCACAAGCCTTTATGCAGAGTTAAAACTATCAAAAAGGGTTGAGCTGGACATAAAGCGCTTAACGTGAACATTTATGTGAAAAAAGATAGTTGAGAGAACCTTTTCGTATTCATATCTCTCTTTGGAATCATAATATGTATGTCAAAGCGTGAACTCAGTTAGAATTTTTAATTAGCATAAAATTAACAAACATGAAGACTTCATTGTACCTATTACTAATCATTTAATCTTTTTCATGAGTTACACAGCACATCCTTATAGAGTAAATAGCCCCTTATTGTTGATGCGAAATCATAACCTTACTAACTTCATTTAGAGATTATGTAGGTGCCAAATATAATTGTTAAAATTGTGTATCGTTTAAGATATCAATATTCTGATTTCTTTGACCATGCATCACAAGTTGTTTTTATCTTGTAAACTACTTGCTTCAAAGAGTCATCCCAAAACACAAGACCAGTCCAACAGAGTATGTTAATAATTGTATTGCATCCCGTCTTACTTCTGTACTTGTATCACTTTATAATAATTGATCCAACCTTTTAAGTTGGCAGAGACTTCTGAGTGATTTGGCTCATATAGGTTACTCCTGTTATATAGGTATTTTATTATTGCGTTGTATGCATGTAGTTCATCAACCACATCATCATATATCTGTGTCGAGTAAACAACAGGTTAATGGTTTTTATGTACATTTGTTTTCTTGCAGAGGTTATTAAAGGAAATGGAAAAGTTATTCCTCAAACAATAAAGCTTTGGGTTGAGCAATATGAAAAGGATCCGAAACCTGCAATGGCAGAACTCTTGACAATGCTGTTTGAGGTATTTTGGCTATGCGATTGAGATAATTGTTCTGCACAGTTGAATTCATTAGTTCGGACTCTTCTCTGAGTCTGAATCAAAATATGAACCCAATTCTCACACTTGAAAATTGAACTCTCAGACTATACAATTGTAAAATTGTGCAGGCTTGTGGAGCTAAATTTTACATCGGAGGAGACACTTTGGATGAAACTGATGTGGACGATGTTGTGGTTGCTCTCGTCAACCTTGCTAGAAGAGTATCCTTTCTTTCTGTGCCTTTTATTGTTATGTCATTTAGACCCTTTCCAAGAATTTTGTTGAACAAACAAATAGCTGACTTTATCTTACAGTTCATGCATCAAGATTTTATGCTACAATGTTGCCTTAACATTGGAATCTTAGGGAGAGGTCGAAGATTATCAAAGTTCCAAGAAGAAGGAGttcaaaaacttcaaagatAATCTTGTTTCATTCTGGGACAATTTGGTTATTGAGTGCCAAAATGGGCCATTGTTTGATAAGATTTTGTTTGACAATTGCATGGACTATATAATTGCACTTTCATGGTTAGTATTCATTTTCCATAAATTTCTGGAATTATGGTTAAGTTTATGAAGCAAATATGAACTTACTGGTTGAATCTGTCTGTATTAACACTAAGCAGCACTCCTCCAAGAGTTTATCGTCAAGTTGCTTCGTTGATGGGTCTTCAACTTGTCACATCCTTAATTAGTGTTGCTAAAATGCTTGGCACACAGCGAGAAACTACACAGAGACAGTTGAATGCCGAGAAGAAAAAACGAGCTGATGGGCCGCGTGTGGAGTCACTGAACAAAAGGTTATCAATGACACATGAAAATATAAACACTTTAGAGGATATGATGCGGAAAATATTTACTGGGTAGGAGTTCTTCTACTTAATATAGTAATTCAAAGACAAATGATTGTCTGATTTGGTGAAGTTATCACGTTCTCAACATCATTTGTCTTCGTTTAAGGGCTCTTCTAATTTTATCTTTCATGAATTTTGAAGGTTATTTGTGCATCGGTACCGTGACGTTGATCCCAATATTAGGATGTCTTGCATACAGTCTCTTGGTGTATGGATATTGTCGTATCCTTCACTCTTTTTGCAAGATCTTTACTTGAAGTATCTTGGATGGACACTGAATGATAaagtaattaatcttaaatGTTTTAGAAACTACGCTTTCATTTATTTTGCGGACAAGCTTGATGTGATTCTTTTCTCCTTGTTCTTTTTGCAGAGTGCTGGGGTAAGAAAGGCTTCAGTTATTGCATTGCAAAACCTTTATGAGATGGATGACAACGTGCCCAATCTCCATCTATTTACTCAGAGATTTTCCAACCGAATGATTGAGCTAGCGGATGACATTGATGTTTCTGTGGCTGTATGTGGCATTGGACTTGTTAAACAATTGCTTCGGTAACGTccattgtttatttttcttagatcCTTAATTCCTGCAAAGGTATAAATGCTGAATTGTTCTTATGGTGTCTGCAGACATCAGCTTCTGCCTGATGATGACTTGGGTCCTCTGTATGACTTACTAATCGATGATCCACCAGAAATCAGGCGTGCAATTGGTGCGTTAGTGTATGAGCACTTGATTGCTCAAAAATTCAATAGCTCCCAGTCCGGCTTAAAAGGTTCTCTTACTAATCAACTCTTTAATGCAACTTGTTTACGAAAATTCTGTCATACATAACTTTCATTGTTGTAATGATAACTTTGCAGGGAAAGAAAGTAAGTCTTCTGAGGTCCATCTTAGCAGAATGTTAAAAATACTTAGCGAGTTTTCGGCAGACCCAATTTTAAGTATTTATGTCATTGATGATGTTTGGGAGTACATGAAAGCCATGAAGGTATGATGTgattaatatattttgtttgtgcaATGCACATATGTATATGTTAAGTGGTTTTATAGGGGTTTGGAGGCAAGGAGGAGCTGCTTCCAGTGCTCGTTATAACAAAAGAAAGCCTAGGATTAATATTTTAGACAGGCAGCTGTGCTTGTATTGTAAACCCTTTTACTTTAACTCTAAGTAAATGCTGCATTTGTTTTGCTCTTCAATTCACAGGATTGGAAGTGTATTATATCAATGCTCTTGGATGAGAAACCATTGATTGAGCTCACTGAAGATGATGCTACAAACTTGATCAGACTTCTTTTTGCGTCTGTGAGAAAAGCAGTTGGAGAGAGGATTGTTCCTGCTTCTGATAATCGTAAGCAGTATTACAATAAAGCACAGAAGGTGTGTAAATCGTCCGGCTTATACCTTATTTATCTATTTTGATTTCTAATTTTTTGTATTGTCAACTTGTGAATTCTTCTACTCCATAGAAAGCCGATAACTTTCAAATGGTATTGTCAACTTGGTATCTAGCTTTATATTTGATTCAGTTTACATGTAACCAGATTatgttgctatatatatatatatatatatatatatgttttccgTTTAAATCTTTTTTTCGGAGTCATATGACCATTCAAAGATATAACCTTATGCATTCAAGCTTTAACAATGTGATGTATGCATGAACTCTCATGTTCTAACTTGATGTAACACACGATATTGAGATGACGAGCTGCCTGAAAATTTTCTTCCACTTTCTAAGAAGAGTGAGTTTTGTCCATCCAATTACCAGGAGATACATGAGAATAACAGGCGTGATATAACCATTTCCATGATGAAGAGCTATCCGCTACTTCTACACAAATTCATGGCTGACAAGGAAAAAGTGTCGGCGCTGGTTGAGATTATCTCATTTATGAATGTTGAACTTTATTCATTGAAGAGACAGGAACAGGTGACTGAATTTATTGTAGCTGCAAGCTGTTCAGTACTGCTTCTATTGCCTTAGTGCTGATTTGTTGTCTTTGcagaattttaaaaatgtccttGAGCTCATGAAAGAGGCTTTTTTTAAACATGGTGAAAAGGATGCTCTCAGATCTTGTGTGAAGGCCATTAAGTTTTGTTCCACCCAGAGTCAAGGAGAGCTGCAAGATTTTTCCCGTAATAAGCTGAAGGATCTTGAAGATGAGCTTGTTTCTAAACTCAAATCTGCAATGAAAGAAGTAGCTGTGTGTTTCTACTAGccccctttctttctctccccTGTTTTTTTTCTCCTAATTTGTTTTCCAAATTAATTATATGTGGCATTCTTAAACCTGCAGGATGGTGGTGATGAGTATTCTCTTCTTGTAAATTCAAAAAGGCTGTATGAGCTTCAGTTGTCAAGGCCTGTACCTATTGAATCTTTATATGAAGAAATGATCGCTATTCTTTACAGTTTTAGAAACCTTGATGAAGAGGTGTTTTAAGTTGAACATTTGTTGGTggttttccttccctttttttttttcccttcttctgTGTTTGATCATAATATTGTTCCCCCATGGTTATCCAGGTCGTCAGTTTTCTGCTTCTCAACCTGTATGTGCATGTAGCCTGGTCTCTGCAATCTATTATAAATAGCGAAACGGTCTCTGAAGCATCCTTATCTTCTCTGCTGTCACAACACAATGCCTTGTTTGAGCAGCTTGAGTTTTACCTTACCACCCTTCTAGAAGCTGAGGGAGTGGGCAAATATAGAAATCAGTTAGCTTGCAGGGTAAGCAATTCTTTTCCTTAGATGTAAACTTCAACCTCAAAAAGTTTGAATATGTTTTGTGGAATGTCCTCATTTTGATCTGATGAAAAATCTGTTCTATGCCCCAGGTTTGTATTATACTTGCAGATGCATGGTGCTTGTTTAGAAAGACAAGTTTCTCAGCAACAAAGCTGGAAAAATTGGGGTACTATCCAGATGCAGCAATGCTGGAAAAGTTTTGGAAACTTTGTGAACTACAGCTCAATGTTTCAGGTGTCTCAATTCTTTGTTCTGTATGCGTTGCCAAATGTCCAATATCATGCGCTAGTTGATAATTATGTCATTGAAGCAGGACAGAATGATGGTATACATATATACGTGGGCCTTTACCTGTAGACTTCAGAGTGCCAATGAGTGAATCTTGGTGGTTAGTTTAGCAGTTTGGGGCCTTTGGGCTGAGCTCACTGCAATTCCGAAGAGCTTCAGCATTGGTTGATCTCAACTTGGAACTTAGAAACTGATGAGTGAACTTTTGGATAATAACATGCTCTTAGCTTTTGATTTCGTTAGTGTTGCTTACATCTGGACCTTACAAACAAAGCTTAAACTTTGTATGGAATTGGGGTAGGGTTCAATTTTCAGCTAAAATTCAGACCAATATTGAGTTCAATATTTGACAGAACATTAGAGTCCTAGCTGCCAGCTAAACAATGACCAATGTGGAGCCAGCCAGGGCTCTCATATAAATGTTGTGTTAACAGACTAATACTCCAATCAAGATTATAGAACTATTGAGTTAATCATGCATAACTTAAACTTGGCTTTCTCCTTTTATCGAGCTGGAGACTGAAGTCATGCTCTGCTTGATAACTCATGCTTCAAGGCAAACTTGAGcaacttatttattttttcttcttttgcgtTACTCCTGCAAATCTTGTTCATTCCTGAAACACAACTAAGCATCACCTAGGACCGGGATTTATTCCTTGACGATTCCCTTGTTTGAATGCAATAAGATACCTTGATGATTCCTGATGCTCATCAGTATGATCCACACATTGATTTTGCTTTGTGCTCATTTCGCTTTGTATATCTAAACTTTATCCATTTTCGATTACTGATTCACAGATGAGACAGAAGACGAAGATgttaacagagaatatattgaGGAGTCAAATAGAGATGCCATCATGATTGCTGCTGCCAAGTTGGTTGCTAATGATACAGTTTCTCAGGTGATTAGAGATTCGTCGTGTGTTGAAATTATGTATGGGCATCATCATTCATGCATCTGGCATAGATATAGAGCGCGACATCGCATGTGGATATGACTGTGTTATATTCTTTGTTCAGTCTACGCCAattcattttcagtttttgatTCAAATGGCTctattttttatcatttaattttCTTCGAGGGTATCAATATGATGCAAATGTTAATGCAGGAGTACCTTGGTCCAGAGATCATTTCTCATTTTGTGATGCATGGAGCCAGCGTGTCAGAGATTGTAAAGCATCTCATCTCtgttttgaagaaaaaagaagttgcGGTTTCCACCATCTTTTTGGAAGCACTGAAAAGGGTAGGACTTGTTATGGAGGATGAGAATTACAATTGGAAAAGGATATGCTACTGTTTATTTACATATGTTTTCGTTTTGCTTACATTTTTTTCCGAATTACTGCTTTAATTGGCCTCTAATTTGTTTTACACCACAAATAAATGTTCTGGTTATTCTACTGCATTTACATTGCATAATTTGCAAGCAAGAGAGAAGACAAATGCTCCattgtttatttatattattcattGAGTAGTGCATTCTTGTGTAGCGGACCCCAAATTGTTTGGGGCAAAGAGTGCCTTCCTGTGGCCTGAATCTGTTCTCATAGTCACATGATATTGTAATTTAAGGCTATCTGCATTGTTTTATCATATAAAAAACTTTTTGCGTCAGTATCTTTTCCCCTTTTATattgttttgtgtttgtgtgtgatTTCAAAGATTCTTTTTTATGAAGCCTTCATGAATTTAATTTGATATTCCGATTCAACAAGCATTCCTAATATTATGTCATAAGGTTTATGTGTCTGTATAGCCCTTATGTTCATTGTTTCCCTGCCTTTTTTGACTTTGACTAGGCATATGGACGACATCTGGCAGAACTCTCCAgaagtgttgatgaatccaTAACGGGCAAGTCTTTCCTTGAATGCAAGGAACTGGCAGCTCGGCTTTCAGGAACATTCATGGGTGCTGCTCGGAACAAGCATAGATCAGCTATTTTAAAGCTAGTAAAGGATGGTATTGAATATGCTTTTGCAGATGCTCCAAAACAGCTGTCTTTTCTTGAAGCAGCTGTAATTCATTTCGTATCCAAACTTGCTTCACCTGACGTCCTAGACATGTGAGAATTGCATATCAACTTCTAGAAGCATTTTTGGATACACTAGATAGGGAAATAATTttttctcagtttttttttccttcctgttTTTGGGGGGATGTGGGTGGGGGGAGGAAGCAAAGTTAGGTATTTGATGCATTTCTGTGATGCTAATATTTTATTGCCTTTTGCAAGTAGTTTAAAGGATGTTGAGAAACGAGCTGAGAATGTCAATACAGATGAAGATCCCAGTGGTTGGCGCCCATACCATGTATTTGTTGACACCATACATGAAAAGTATGCAAAGAACGAAGGTTTGCAAGGTACCACTGCCATCCATTAATCATTGGTCTCTCTGGATGCAATAGTAGGCAAAAGATTAATATTTCTCTCCTTTCGGGAAAAAGCAGAAGAGAGGCAGGAGTGTTACGTTTGCAGTCATTAAAATGAACTTTCCCCAAGTGACAATTCTGGGAAGACCTACTCCAGGTGGACATGTTCCCATTGCCTTGTCCAAGAGGGCAAGTATTCAAATCTTATAGTTGATGCCACCCATCCCGAAAGTTAACCTAACAGGGTTCTTTTTCatattacttttgtttttcttgcctTGTGCATTCATATGTGGATACGAGGGTCAACCATGTAGGAAACACATATTTAGTAGAAGTCAATCAGTCATGCCGTTTTTATGTCATCTTTCCATGGGGTAAATAATTTATCTTTAACTCAAATGTCAAAACTCTAATATTGTGATATCAGATCTAATGTGGCTCTTCTTTTGCAGATGAGAAAGAGGTGAGTATTGCAAGACGCAGAGGTCGTCCTCGGAAACAACAAAAGATTGAGGGTAAGAGGCTCTTTGATGAACACAGTTCAAGCGAAGAGGAGGATTCAATCAGTGCATCTGATCAAGAAGATGCTCAAGATGAACAGAAGCAaggtgaggaggaggaggaagaggctCCATTGATACAGTCGCTTAGGGTGTCCTCGAAGTTGAGGTCACTGAGAGTGTCAAGAGAGGACAGTAAAAACCAGGGAAGGTCACAAGTTTCTGCTTCTTGATCATGAGGTATGAAATGCATATATTCTGCTTCTGGTATCACTAGAACATCAATTATTTTAGGCCTCTGAACAATGAAGTTCAAATTGCAATTGTCCAAATGCATCATGAACTCATCCGGCTTAGTCAAGTTCTTTCATTAAAAAAACCTTCACAGAGAATGCTCCAGTTGACATAATGAACTGGCCGGCATATGTTTAACTACTGAATATGCAGAGAAGCTCAACCATTTGAAATTCTATCTTATCAGTTGGATGCATGCAACCTTGTGGTTTAAAACCGTGAATAAACTAGTCATTGTGGTATTAGTCAGATTAGTTGTTTGACCTCTCAGTGTCTTATCATGGAATTATTGAGTGAGGCCtgattttcaaaattataaCCTCTTAATTGGTTCCCGTGGGCAGACATGGTGAATTGTTCgcgtttttttttccttctataaaTGCTACTTGTAAAGTCTAGTATGTCTATATGTGCACACCAAGTTGGTTGGAAATTGGTTTCCAATGATTTTATATTGATGATCGTGAGAAGTCTCTGATATTGTATAATCTATATTTGCACACCAAGTTGGTTGACTGTGCATTTTTTTGGTCGTGCAGGGGCATCAAACTTGTGATGATCAATGTCAATTTGAACTTCTGTATATTTAAGGTGCAGGGGTACAAGTTTTAAGAGTTGGATAAGGTTATGTAATGAGCTGGTGCGCCAGTATTCTGAGCTGCACTTTCCCCATTCTGTAGGGCAAATTTGTAACACTAGTATTTCTTGGTGCTAATCTGTTGTGTTGGTTTTCGGCTTCTATAGAAGCATGCATATATATTAGGCCTGTCAACGGGTAATTGGCGGTAGCCGCAGCAGTCTATCCGGACAATATCCCGGACCCGAAATAATCGGTTATCGGACGGGTAGCAATCTATCCGGACCGATAGCAGAAACAATATTCCGGACCTGAAATGATCGGTTATACGATACGAATCTCTGATCCGGACCTGTTTTTTTATCCGGACCTAATTGATTTTAATATAATgcgtatatataatttatgaacttaattaaatataaaatgtaaattaaatgacattttaatttaaataataaaacatatatgaAATAAGTCAATgactatatatttgtatttatcaATCCGCTTGGGTCCTCGATGGGTCTAGTTTGCATATAAGCGGGCCTGTTCTGCTAAGACTTCGGGTAGTCGTATGTGAGTCCTAATCGGATACTCGGGTCCTGGTAAATACCCTGGTTAACGGTTCTGAAATTTAGATGAGGAAAATGATAATGGGTATCCTTAGAACACAatataaggatgaaaaatgtacattaaaatcttaaaaagttatattgaaatatgtattttaattaGGTGAGATAGTGTTCATTATAATATGTGTTTGTTGCATTCCTTTCCTTCTTCTAACCAAACGAGGTCCGTGGAGGTGAAGGAATGTACAAAGGTTATCTAGCTTGAGCAAAATCCATAGAAAGACAGATTCAAAGTTTATGATACACATCTCATGTACTTAACTTTAGTCCCAAAAATCTAAATGGGGTAGGCTGGCGTCTTCGCTTCCA contains:
- the LOC119982690 gene encoding sister-chromatid cohesion protein 3 isoform X3, whose product is MEESPQAPTPEPEASSRRSKRARAQTHTDAGQPSKTSEGSDDSLNQQDKDDSPDYSEEVRPKAKRNRASEGTYGPAHGAALSLMEVIKGNGKVIPQTIKLWVEQYEKDPKPAMAELLTMLFEACGAKFYIGGDTLDETDVDDVVVALVNLARRRETTQRQLNAEKKKRADGPRVESLNKRLSMTHENINTLEDMMRKIFTGLFVHRYRDVDPNIRMSCIQSLGVWILSYPSLFLQDLYLKYLGWTLNDKSAGVRKASVIALQNLYEMDDNVPNLHLFTQRFSNRMIELADDIDVSVAVCGIGLVKQLLRHQLLPDDDLGPLYDLLIDDPPEIRRAIGALVYEHLIAQKFNSSQSGLKGKESKSSEVHLSRMLKILSEFSADPILSIYVIDDVWEYMKAMKDWKCIISMLLDEKPLIELTEDDATNLIRLLFASVRKAVGERIVPASDNRKQYYNKAQKEIHENNRRDITISMMKSYPLLLHKFMADKEKVSALVEIISFMNVELYSLKRQEQNFKNVLELMKEAFFKHGEKDALRSCVKAIKFCSTQSQGELQDFSRNKLKDLEDELVSKLKSAMKEVADGGDEYSLLVNSKRLYELQLSRPVPIESLYEEMIAILYSFRNLDEEVVSFLLLNLYVHVAWSLQSIINSETVSEASLSSLLSQHNALFEQLEFYLTTLLEAEGVGKYRNQLACRVCIILADAWCLFRKTSFSATKLEKLGYYPDAAMLEKFWKLCELQLNVSDETEDEDVNREYIEESNRDAIMIAAAKLVANDTVSQEYLGPEIISHFVMHGASVSEIVKHLISVLKKKEVAVSTIFLEALKRAYGRHLAELSRSVDESITGKSFLECKELAARLSGTFMGAARNKHRSAILKLVKDGIEYAFADAPKQLSFLEAAVIHFVSKLASPDVLDISLKDVEKRAENVNTDEDPSGWRPYHVFVDTIHEKYAKNEGLQDEKEVSIARRRGRPRKQQKIEGKRLFDEHSSSEEEDSISASDQEDAQDEQKQGEEEEEEAPLIQSLRVSSKLRSLRVSREDSKNQGRSQVSAS